A region of bacterium DNA encodes the following proteins:
- a CDS encoding glycosyltransferase family 39 protein, protein MKRKKPAKHKKIKLPFFLTREVIIVASLLLVALIFRLIYLSHLKANDPGFYNPSPGTDMLTYDNYAKEIINGTFSEKSPYYYGPLYFYFLALIYKIFGIDPYIPRLIQMILGVFTTFLTYLIAKKVFNKTVGYISLIISILYGMFYIHEGVLLMESLVTFLNTLSIFLLLRIEDNPSYKNLALAGIALGLSALTRANILLFVPFILIWMLKNSKLKTKNLKLLSYGFLCLIILFTISPATIRNYLVSGRFVLISTNGPVNLWIGNNPHSEGWFAYPPPEYSEKIAKMVKEKGDKAYIEDVVRFIKKNPKQYLKLLSKKFSLFWDTATVEIENNIDPKFLKKISWISNIAFLNFGFVASLGLLGILFSIRIWKKCLLLYLFCLSFMIGTILFFVLERYRIAFLPSLIPFAGFTLYWWYKKIKAKSYQTISLSLIPLILFLSLTRLQAIYSVLAPYISPFGFHIQREDTIVIRDNSGMIRGENYYSIQSLSDIIKKELIIREDIDNFKEVLLFFWYHLYTYSQEPILIFEVNGKEKKVIIKPTSSLVTFNTIYINPKNLKQGINTIIIKPKIKSDFILKIKIDSIYSFRRSYFLENGEWRSLKKGEYMIGFFLNPERSAKGHIAQGIEYLKNKMYDEAIFEFKEALKRSSDYPNLHYNLGLTYEMKKELDKAILEYKKEIEISKKINSEPEDIINMHNSLARIYYKKGMVEETIEECKNILALDPKNTQAYNNLINLKKPGTYP, encoded by the coding sequence CCTTATCTTTCGCCTTATCTATCTTTCCCACCTTAAGGCAAATGACCCTGGGTTTTATAATCCTTCTCCGGGAACAGATATGCTTACTTATGATAATTATGCAAAAGAGATCATAAATGGCACATTTTCAGAGAAGTCGCCATATTACTATGGACCTCTTTATTTTTATTTTCTTGCCCTAATCTATAAAATCTTTGGTATAGACCCATATATTCCAAGGCTTATTCAGATGATCCTTGGTGTATTTACAACCTTCCTTACCTACCTTATTGCAAAAAAAGTTTTTAATAAAACTGTAGGCTATATCTCCCTAATTATCTCAATTCTTTATGGAATGTTCTATATCCACGAAGGTGTCTTGCTTATGGAATCCTTGGTAACATTCTTGAATACATTATCTATCTTTCTCCTCTTAAGAATAGAGGATAACCCCTCTTACAAAAACCTTGCTTTGGCTGGAATTGCATTAGGTCTTTCTGCCCTAACCAGGGCAAATATCTTGCTCTTTGTCCCATTTATTCTTATCTGGATGCTAAAAAACTCAAAACTAAAAACTAAAAACTTAAAACTATTAAGCTATGGCTTTCTTTGCTTAATTATCCTTTTTACCATCTCTCCTGCAACCATAAGAAACTACCTTGTATCAGGCAGATTTGTCCTTATTTCAACCAATGGGCCAGTTAATCTTTGGATTGGGAATAATCCACATAGTGAGGGATGGTTTGCCTATCCTCCACCTGAATATTCAGAAAAGATAGCAAAAATGGTAAAAGAAAAAGGTGATAAAGCATATATAGAGGATGTAGTAAGGTTTATTAAGAAAAATCCAAAGCAATATCTTAAGCTTTTATCCAAAAAGTTTTCTCTCTTTTGGGATACGGCAACTGTAGAGATTGAGAATAATATAGACCCTAAGTTTTTAAAAAAGATTTCTTGGATATCAAACATAGCCTTTTTAAACTTTGGATTTGTAGCCTCCCTTGGCCTTTTAGGAATACTTTTTTCTATAAGGATTTGGAAAAAATGCCTTTTACTCTATCTTTTTTGTCTATCTTTTATGATAGGAACGATTCTATTCTTTGTCCTAGAAAGATATAGGATTGCCTTTCTTCCTTCTCTTATTCCATTCGCTGGTTTTACACTTTATTGGTGGTATAAGAAGATTAAGGCTAAAAGCTATCAGACTATATCTCTATCTTTAATCCCCCTAATCCTTTTTCTTTCTTTAACCCGCCTACAAGCAATTTATAGTGTATTAGCCCCTTATATCTCTCCTTTTGGGTTTCATATTCAAAGAGAAGATACAATTGTTATTAGGGATAATAGTGGAATGATTCGTGGAGAGAATTATTATTCTATCCAATCCTTGTCTGATATTATAAAAAAGGAGTTGATAATCAGAGAAGATATTGATAACTTTAAAGAAGTTTTACTCTTTTTTTGGTATCATTTGTATACATATTCTCAAGAGCCAATATTGATATTTGAGGTGAATGGGAAGGAAAAAAAGGTTATTATTAAACCCACCTCCTCATTAGTTACCTTTAATACAATATATATCAATCCCAAGAATCTTAAGCAAGGAATAAATACAATCATTATAAAACCAAAGATAAAATCAGACTTTATTTTAAAAATTAAGATTGATTCTATTTATTCCTTTAGAAGATCATATTTTTTAGAAAATGGCGAATGGAGGAGCTTAAAAAAAGGAGAATATATGATTGGATTCTTTTTAAACCCAGAAAGATCAGCAAAGGGTCATATAGCCCAAGGGATAGAGTATTTAAAAAACAAGATGTATGATGAGGCTATCTTTGAATTTAAAGAGGCTTTAAAAAGGTCTTCTGATTATCCAAATCTTCATTATAATCTTGGATTAACCTATGAAATGAAAAAAGAATTGGATAAGGCTATCTTGGAATATAAAAAAGAAATTGAAATATCTAAAAAAATCAATTCAGAACCAGAAGATATTATAAATATGCATAATTCTTTGGCAAGAATCTATTATAAAAAAGGAATGGTAGAAGAAACCATAGAGGAATGTAAAAATATCCTTGCTCTTGATCCTAAAAATACCCAAGCTTACAATAATTTAATAAACCTTAAAAAACCTGGAACTTACCCATAA